The genome window TGTATTCTTCAGATCTGCGAGAAGCCAAGCTGTCCAAAGCTAATTTAGCAAAAGCCGATTTGCAGGAGGCCAATTTGGTAGGAGCAGATCTCCATGGAGCTGACTTGAATGGGGCCAATCTTCATCAAGCCAATTTGGCACAGGCAGATTTATCGGGAGCCTTGCTGTTCTTCGCTGATTTGCATGAAGCCAATTTACCAGAAGCCAACTTGAAGAGTACAGATTTGACGGAAGTCGATTTGTTGTATGCAAACCTCGAAGGAGTCGACCTCTCAGGTGCCAAATTATCTGGAGCTAAATTGCGAGGTGCTAATTTGGTTGGTGCTGACTTGACGGATGCGAATCTAAGCGAAGCGAATTTGAGTGAAGCGAATTTGAGTGAGGCTGACTTGTCAGGAGCGGACCTGAGAGAAGCAGATCTGAGCAAAGCTTTACTGAGCCAAGCCAATCTGGTAGGAGCAAACTTACATCGAATCCGACTTCAAGGCGCAGATTTGACCGATGCCGATTTGACCGATGCAAACTTGTACGGTATTGACCTACGAGAAGCGATTACAGAGAACACTCTGTTCGAAAAGGCAAAGCTCTGCAATACGATCTTGCCGGATGGCAAGGTGGAATACCGTGATTGTGAGGAAGATACAGCAGCAGAATGAGACCGTTGGCTTCTTTAAATGAGAGAGACCCTGCGAGTGATTAACTTTTAGAGAAGCCCTGAATTTGAAAAGCCTAGTCTCCTAGCTTCTCAATAGCTGCAATCTGGATCTGAACACTCCGGATGCGCTGCATGTCAAATTTGATATCTCGCCGACAGGTGTAGATCCCGT of SAR324 cluster bacterium contains these proteins:
- a CDS encoding pentapeptide repeat-containing protein, yielding MKHHDPEHLHQLLETKVCPKGELFGVDLSKADLPKAVLYSSDLREAKLSKANLAKADLQEANLVGADLHGADLNGANLHQANLAQADLSGALLFFADLHEANLPEANLKSTDLTEVDLLYANLEGVDLSGAKLSGAKLRGANLVGADLTDANLSEANLSEANLSEADLSGADLREADLSKALLSQANLVGANLHRIRLQGADLTDADLTDANLYGIDLREAITENTLFEKAKLCNTILPDGKVEYRDCEEDTAAE